A region of Stigmatopora nigra isolate UIUO_SnigA chromosome 6, RoL_Snig_1.1, whole genome shotgun sequence DNA encodes the following proteins:
- the rps15a gene encoding small ribosomal subunit protein uS8 produces MVRMNVLADALKCINNAEKRGKRQVLIRPCSKVIVRFLTVMMKHGYIGEFEIIDDHRAGKIVVNLTGRLNKCGVISPRFDLQLKDLEKWQNNLLPSRQFGYIVLTTSAGIMDHEEARRKHTGGKILGFFF; encoded by the exons ATGGTGCGCATGAACGTTCTCGCAGATGCTCTGAAGTGCATCAACAATGCTGAGAAGCGTGGGAAACGCCAGGTCCTAATCAGGCCATGTTCTAAGGTCATTGTGCGCTTCCTAACTGTCATGATGAAGCATG gTTACATTGGTGAGTTTGAGATTATTGATGACCACAGAGCTGGAAAAATTGTCGTCAATCTCACAGGAAGGCTGAACAAG TGTGGCGTGATCAGTCCACGTTTTGATCTTCAGCTCAAGGATCTGGAGAAGTGGCAAAACAATCTTCTGCCCTCAAGACAGTTTGG ATACATTGTACTTACCACCTCAGCTGGCATCATGGACCACGAAGAGGCCAGACGGAAACATACAGGAGGCAAAATCCTTGGATTCTTTTTCTAA
- the crtac1a gene encoding cartilage acidic protein 1a: protein MRTTSLLLLLMGLWEQAHAQSGAPMFQEVTQTMFPPDSNLAQLNYGMAVTDVDGDGDLEVVVAGYNGPNLVLKYDRTLNKLVNIAIDDRTSPYYALRDVAGNSIGVTACDVDGDGREEIYFLNTNNAYSGRATYFDKLFKFRNGRFEDLLSDEINVRRGVANQIAGRSVACVDRKGTGRYAVYVANYASGNIGPHALLEMDTAASDVARGIIALSNVAATAGVNKLTGGRGVVVGPIISDTRSDVFCDNENGPNFLFKNNQDGTFTDVAKKAGVEDRSQHGRGVALADFNGDGKTDIVYGNWNGPHRLYLQGSNSNFKNIATAGFASPSPIRTVIAADFDNDRTLEVFFNNIAYRGDSPNKLFSVSRQANADPLIQELNVGDAAEPQGRGTGGTVTDLDGDGLLDLLLAHGESAAQPISVFKVTQGSTNKWLRVIPRTQFGSYARGAKVTVFTKESGAHMRIIDGGSGYLCEMEPVAHFGLGNDDVTVLEVSWPDSRFVTRVVQPSEMKTVVEILHPGDTEITTLDNSTECGKGFTVINGRCTGN, encoded by the exons ATGAGGACTACAAGTTTATTGCTCCTCCTGATGGGACTCTGGGAACAAGCCCATGCTCAGAGTGGTGCGCCAATGTTCCAGGAAGTTACGCAGACCATGTTTCCTCCTGACAGCAATTTAGCACAGCTCAACTATGGAATGGCAGTAACAGACGTAGATGGTGATGGTGATCTTGAAGTGGTCGTGGCCGG ATACAACGGACCTAACCTGGTGCTGAAATATGACCGCACTCTGAATAAGCTGGTAAACATTGCCATCGATGATAGAACCTCACCATACTATGCCCTGCGAGATGTAGCTGGGAACTCTATTGGAGTCACAGCCTGTGATGTGGATGGAGATGGACGGGAAGAAATCTACTTCCTCAACACAAATAATGCCTACTCTG GACGGGCTACTTATTTTGACAAGCTCTTCAAATTCCGTAACGGTCGCTTTGAGGATCTGCTCAGCGATGAAATCAATGTGCGTCGTGGTGTCGCTAACCAAATAGCGGGACGTTCTGTGGCATGCGTTGACAGAAAG ggaaccGGTCGCTATGCAGTATATGTGGCAAACTATGCCAGTGGCAACATTGGGCCCCACGCACTGTTAGAGATGGACACGGCTGCGAGTGATGTGGCAAGAGGGATTATTGCTCTGTCTAATGTTGCTGCCACAGCCGGAGTCAACAAGCTCACAG GTGGACGTGGCGTTGTGGTCGGGCCCATCATCAGTGATACAAGGTCTGATGTTTTCTGTGACAATGAAAATGGACCCAACTTCTTGTTCAAAAACAATCAAGATGGGACTTTCACTGATGTTGCCAAAAAGGCGG GTGTGGAAGACAGAAGCCAACATGGGAGAGGAGTGGCACTGGCTGATTTTAATGGCGATGGAAAGACCGACATTGTATACGGCAATTGGAATGGCCCCCACAGGCTTTACCTGCAGGGCAGCAACTCTAATTTCAAG AATATTGCAACTGCAGGATTTGCATCGCCGTCCCCCATCCGGACAGTGATAGCAGCTGACTTTGATAATGACAGGACACTTGAAGTGTTTTTCAACAATATTGCCTACAGGGGTGATTCACCTAATAAACTCTTCAG TGTCTCAAGACAAGCCAATGCTGACCCTTTAATCCAGGAACTCAATGTTGGAGATGCTGCAGAGCCTCAAGGCAGAGGAACAG GTGGCACTGTCACTGATCTGGATGGAGACGGACTGTTGGATCTTCTACTGGCGCATGGAGAAAGTGCAGCGCAACCAATCTCGGTCTTCAAAGTCACACAG GGCTCAACAAATAAATGGCTTCGGGTCATCCCTCGTACCCAATTTGGTTCATATGCACGGGGTGCGAAGGTAACAGTTTTCACCAAGGAGAGTGGTGCTCACATGCGCATCATTGATGGAGGATCTGGGTACCTGTGTGAAATGGAACCTGTGGCCCACTTTGGTTTAG GAAACGACGATGTAACTGTGCTGGAGGTCTCTTGGCCTGACAGTCGCTTCGTGACACGTGTTGTTCAGCCTTCTGAAATGAAAACAGTGGTGGAAATATTGCATCCCGGGGACACAGAAATCACCACTCTTGACAATAGCACTGAG TGTGGTAAAGGATTCACTGTGATAAATGGCCGCTGTACAG gCAATTGA
- the r3hcc1l gene encoding R3H and coiled-coil domain-containing protein 1-like, whose translation MINKTGNIAQTKMEMEQPKIDSSSADTPTASQSKKPSQTHQVPKKQLNSSKGKSHIEGEVKPRPRPRYTDKARKNAKNKKDKTVAKDNQLPVERNEPDPMTGNSTVEADLLPGPEMKPNGQLDSAEVFDASCHDERAPEDSWDTLFNDDGDCLKNQLEELSLNEGRKKQSIQEARFDHNNMKKFDDDDVDSEDDLSHMIEIYDIPPEFKSEDLSKLFQGHQKRGLDIKWIDDTHALGLFTSTTAAREALRSKHPLMKIRPLSKSTPATKASARSFSESPLPAKERPQTSVALAHRLVIGALGVKSNATKEQREAEKRKLQEAREQKRLAAKQREDAWEGK comes from the exons ATGATAAACAAAACCGG aAACATTGCACAAACTAAGATGGAAATGGAACAACCAAAGATTGACAGTTCTTCAGCAGACACACCCACAGCATCTCAGTCCAAGAAACCAAGCCAGACGCATCAGGTACCAAAGAAACAACTCAACTCATCAAAAGGCAAATCTCACATTGAGGGAGAAGTCAAACCAAGACCCAGACCTCGTTACACGGATAAGGCGCGAAAGAATGCTAAAAATAAGAAGGACAAGACAGTAGCAAAGGATAACCAGCTGCCTGTTGAAAGAAACGAACCTGACCCAATGACAGGTAATTCTACTGTGGAGGCTGACTTGCTGCCGGGTCCAGAGATGAAGCCCAATGGACAACTGGACTCAGCAGAGGTTTTTGATGCATCTTGTCATGACGAAAGGGCACCAGAAGACAGTTGGGACACCTTATTTAATGATGATGGCGATTGTCTCAAAAATCAGCTTGAAGAG CTGTCATTGAATGAAGGTCGAAAGAAGCAATCAATCCAGGAGGCCAGATTTGATCATAACAATATGAAGAAATTTGATGATGACGACGTGGACTCTGAGGATGACCTCTCACACATGATTGAGATCTACGACATTCCTCCTGAGTTTAAATCAGAGGATCTTTCCAAATTATTTCAGGGACACCA gAAAAGAGGCCTTGATATCAAGTGGATTGATGACACACATGCTCTAGGTCTCTTTACAAGCACCACAGCAG CTCGTGAGGCATTAAGATCTAAACATCCACTTATGAAGATACGCCCACTCTCCAAATCCACGCCAGCGACAAAAGCCTCAGCTCGTAGCTTCTCTG AGTCACCCCTTCCTGCTAAAGAGAGGCCTCAAACAAGTGTAGCTCTGGCTCACAGGCTTGTGATTGGTGCCCTCGGTGTGAAGAGCAATGCCACTAAGGAACAGCGGGAAGCCGAGAAGCGGAAACTGCAAGAAGCTAGAG AACAAAAGCGCCTGGCAGCCAAACAGAGGGAAGATGCTTGGGAGGGAAAGTGA
- the LOC144197992 gene encoding lysyl oxidase homolog 4-like: MLFLSSLSTAFLLLFLYPSGLLAQQVQVRLVGTGRPDANEGRLEVFHNGVWGTVCDDQVDLNLANVVCRQLGFQRSLTWAHSTRFGQGQGQIWLDNVNCRGNERSITDCGSNGWGVHDCTHSEDLGIICGPERRQSSSGAEVSSSSRTEQTEPRESTPQQPAQPPVSSNVPSPPSRGHEIALHRNPPTSRRNRISPQENGHEIQIPLRYRGQQVSSRPAPSSTQRREEETPRGAPAPRRQPERESNRQTHSPAQSERHQPNNGNHVETDPVHPDFGLESDNQYIQSGAGVQLQEVRLRAVLTGNRGGLLSEGVLEVKHAGKWRHVCNHGWDLSSSRVVCGMLGFPSAEAFDENAYRKLWDSKLADPSSRLRTQVTKKAYWVEKVQCQGVEVSLSQCQAQLSVRRRDGPCSGGMHAVVRCVAGSQFARNGRRQPTQPASSNVRLKAGPRVGEGRVEVLKEGKWGTVADHQWDITDASVVCRELGFGTAKEALTKAQMGEGSGPIHMNSVQCTGRERSLTECASKPVPLYTIKHNQDAAVRCNVPYTGTQNTVRLAGGRDRSEGRVEVLLEVGGSKRWGSICSENWGINEAMVVCRQLGLGFAARAHQETWYWPNSGDAHDVILSGTHCAGSEYSIQQCSKNSNVYCPRGGNEKAAGVTCVETAPDLVVDAQLLQESSYLEDRPLHLLSCANEEKCLSSSAARMNWPYGHRRLLRFSSRIMNVGRADFQPRASRENWVWHQCHRHYHSIEVFTHYDLLTLNGTRVAEGHKASFCLEDTYCPDGLQKRYSCYNMGQQGITVGCWDTYRHDIDCQWIDITDVRPGEYVFQVEVNPSLDMSESDFKNNVIRCRCKYDGARAYMFGCHAGDAYSADIENLFDHQRQITNNFL; encoded by the exons ATGCTGTTCCTCAGCTCCCTATCCACTGCATTCCTGCTGCTGTTTCTCTATCCCTCTGGGCTCCTTGCACAACAGGTGCAAGTGCGGCTTGTGGGTACAGGGCGCCCCGATGCCAACGAAGGGCGTCTGGAAGTGTTCCACAATGGCGTGTGGGGCACCGTTTGTGATGACCAGGTGGATCTGAATCTGGCCAATGTGGTATGCAGACAGCTGGGCTTTCAACGCAGTCTTACTTGGGCTCACAGTACCAGGTTTGGTCAGGGACAAG GTCAGATCTGGTTGGACAATGTGAACTGCAGAGGCAATGAGCGCTCTATCACAGATTGCGGCTCCAACGGTTGGGGAGTCCATGACTGTACCCATTCTGAGGATCTGGGGATTATTTGTGGCCCGGAAAGGAGGCAAAGCTCTTCAGGAGCAGAGGTCTCTTCTTCTTCCAGAACCGAGCAGACAGAACCCAGAGAGAGCACCCCGCAGCAACCAGCCCAGCCACCCGTCTCATCTAATGTTCCTTCTCCTCCCAGTCGAGGACACGAGATCGCACTCCATCGCAACCCCCCAACTTCACGCCGTAACAGGATCTCGCCGCAGGAGAACGGCCACGAGATCCAGATCCCACTGAGGTACAGGGGTCAGCAGGTATCTTCACGACCAGCGCCCAGTTCCACCCAAAGGCGGGAGGAGGAAACACCGAGAGGAGCACCTGCACCCAGACGCCAGCCTGAGAGAGAGTCCAATAGGCAGACACATTCCCCGGCCCAATCTGAGAGGCATCAGCCAAACAATGGGAACCATGTCGAAACAGATCCTGTTCATCCAGATTTCGGATTGGAGTCGGATAACCAGTACATCCag AGTGGTGCTGGTGTCCAACTGCAAGAGGTCCGTCTGCGAGCCGTGCTAACTGGCAACCGTGGCGGTCTGCTTTCCGAAGGAGTGCTGGAAGTGAAGCACGCTGGGAAATGGCGTCATGTGTGTAATCACGGCTGGGACCTCAGTAGCAGTCGTGTCGTCTGCGGCATGTTGGGATTCCCTTCTGCTGAAGCGTTTGATGAGAACGCCTACAG GAAACTGTGGGACTCTAAACTGGCAGATCCATCATCACG ACTGAGGACTCAAGTTACAAAGAAAGCTTACTGGGTGGAGAAGGTGCAGTGTCAGGGAGTGGAGGTCTCCTTGTCCCAGTGTCAGGCCCAGCTGTCAGTTCGCAGGAGAGACGGTCCATGCTCGGGAGGCATGCACGCTGTTGTTCGTTGTGTTGCTGGATCACAGTTTGCTCGCAATGGTCGAAGACAGCCAACACAACCAGCATCG aGCAACGTGCGCCTGAAAGCGGGGCCACGTGTCGGGGAGGGTCGCGTGGAGGTTCTGAAAGAGGGCAAGTGGGGCACCGTGGCCGACCACCAGTGGGACATCACCGACGCCAGTGTGGTGTGCAGAGAGCTGGGCTTTGGAACTGCCAAGGAGGCTCTAACCAAGGCTCAAATGGGCGAGG GTTCCGGACCAATCCACATGAACAGTGTCCAGTGCACAGGCAGGGAGAGGTCCTTGACTGAATGTGCTTCCAAACCGGTGCCTTTGTACACCATCAAGCATAACCAAGATGCTGCTGTCCGATGCAATGTCCCCTACACGGGCACACAAAACACG GTGAGGCTGGCAGGAGGACGAGACAGATCAGAGGGTCGCGTTGAGGTGTTGCTGGAGGTCGGAGGATCGAAGCGCTGGGGTTCTATTTGCAGCGAGAACTGGGGAATCAACGAGGCCATGGTGGTGTGCCGTCAACTCGGCTTGGGTTTTGCCGCCAGAGCTCACCAG GAAACGTGGTACTGGCCCAACTCAGGTGATGCTCACGACGTGATTCTGAGTGGAACACACTGTGCCGGCTCTGAATACTCCATCCAGCAATGCAGCAAAAATTCAAACGTCTACTGCCCCAGAGGTGGCAACGAGAAAGCCGCTGGAGTCACCTGCGTGGAAA CTGCTCCTGACTTGGTCGTGGATGCTCAGCTGCTCCAGGAGTCGTCCTACCTGGAAGACAGACCTCTTCACCTGCTCTCTTGTGCTAATGAGGAGAAATGCCTCTCGTCTTCTGCTGCCAGGATGAATTGGCCCTACGGACACCGCCGATTGCTGAGATTTTCCTCTCGTATCATGAACGTTGGTCGTGCTGATTTCCAACCAAGGGCGTCCAGGGAGAACTGGGTTTGGCATCAGTGTCACAG ACACTACCACAGCATTGAGGTGTTCACCCACTACGATCTGCTGACTCTCAATGGAACTAGAGTGGCTGAGGGTCACAAAGCCAGTTTCTGTCTGGAGGACACCTACTGCCCTGATG GTCTCCAGAAGCGATATTCCTGCTACAACATGGGACAGCAAGGCATCACAGTCGGCTGCTGGGATACTTACCGCCATGATATTGACTGCCAGTGGATCGACATCACAGACGTGCGTCCTGGTGAATATGTATTCCAG GTGGAGGTCAACCCATCTTTGGATATGTCTGAGTCCGATTTCAAAAACAACGTGATCCGCTGCCGGTGCAAATATGACGGAGCGCGTGCTTACATGTTCGGATGCCACGCAG GTGATGCTTACAGCGCAGATATCGAAAACTTGTTTGACCACCAGCGTCAGATCACCAACAATTTCCTGTGA
- the notum2 gene encoding carboxylesterase notum2, producing MICRLHQRILKSSFQLKTGIIFLHILPVISSSSTAFVHFSKMRILGQAIFLLLLGMNWCRNTKVQSTKKSTHRDQVNNGIQPSPETALSTGSVSNNRGTADNSGGKTTKDDAAGARTTKQQTDEMRLHFLKNPHVTCNDGTPAGFYLKEVKGSRRWLLFLEGGWCCYSKHTCDSRYQNVPRLMSSTGWPLTKSGHGILSSQVAENPYWHNTNIVVIPYCSSDVWSGTKTAVTPPPKQRQEREKDRDRNKNATEYAFMGSLIIREVVKDLVPKGIKQAKVVLLSGTSAGGTGVLLNIERVANYLEQLGAEAQVRGLVDSGWFLESKQQRPPVCPETVTCSPEDAIKVGLRLWNGVVPDRCRRLYKKGEEWQCFFGSKLYSTLNSPLFIAQWLFDEEQLRMENIYIGGQHMRNEQWQYIRNLGTELKNSLTDVTAVFAPSCLSHTAITRSNWNSFQIRGTSLPRAINCWERSLEATRNNRTPSKGCPFYLVDDCHWPQCNPTCPTLVNQATQQELTLPQVLVAMGFDLRKLGSNPKKDTDFRPSIG from the exons ATGATTTGCAGGCTTCATCAACGCATTTTGAAGTCTTCATTCCAACTTAAGACTGGCATCATATTCTTACACATTCTACCAGTGATCTCATCAAGCTCAACTGCCTTTGTTCATTTTTCAA AGATGCGGATCCTTGGCCAggctatttttttgcttttgcttgGGATGAACTGGTGTAGGAATACAAAAGTCCAGTCCACCAAGAAATCTACACATCGTGACCAAGTCAACAACGGCATACAGCCTTCACCGGAGACTGCTCTCTCCACCGGGAGTGTTTCAAACAATCGGGGTACTGCAGACAACAGTGGAGGTAAAACAACAAAGGATGATGCTGCTGGAGCTCGAACAACTAAGCAGCAGACGGATGAAATGAGGCTGCACTTTCTCAAAAACCCACATGTTACATGTAATGATGGGACCCCAGCTGG GTTTTACCTAAAAGAGGTCAAAGGAAGCCGCAGATGGCTGTTGTTTTTGGAAG GGGGCTGGTGCTGCTACAGCAAACACACCTGTGATTCCAGATACCAAAATGTTCCTCGACTCATGAGCTCAACGGGATGGCCTCTGACAAAAAGTG GACATGGCATACTGTCATCCCAAGTAGCAGAGAATCCTTATTGGCACAACACAAATATTGT CGTCATCCCATATTGCTCTAGTGATGTTTGGAGTGGCACCAAGACTGCCGTGACCCCTCCTCCAAAGCAACgacaggagagagagaaagatcgggatagaaataaaaatgcaa CTGAGTATGCTTTCATGGGATCCCTAATTATCCGAGAGGTTGTCAAAGACCTTGTTCCCAAAGGAATCAAGCAAGCCAAGGTTGTTCTGTTGTCTGGCACAAG TGCTGGGGGTACAGGAGTTTTGCTGAATATTGAGCGAGTAGCCAATTATCTGGAGCAGTTGGGTGCAGAGGCACAGGTCCGAGGTCTTGTCGACTCTGGGTGGTTTCTTGAGAGTAAACAGCAGAGACCGCCCGTCTGCCCTGAAACAGTTACTTGCTCACCTGAAGATGCGATAAAGGTCGGCCTCAG GTTGTGGAATGGTGTAGTGCCCGACAGGTGCCGTCGCCTCTATAAGAAAGGGGAAGAATGGCAGTGCTTCTTTGGCTCTAAGCTTTATTCAACTTTAAATT CACCCTTATTTATTGCGCAATGGCTATTTGATGAGGAACAACTGAGGATGGAGAACATCTACATTGGAGGACAGCATATGCGCAATGAACAATGGCAGTACATACGGAATCTAGGTACAGAATTGAAGAATTCCTTAACGGATGTCAC agCAGTATTCGCTCCTTCCTGCCTTTCCCATACAGCGATTACCAGAag TAACTGGAACAGTTTCCAAATTAGAGGAACTTCACTGCCACGTGCCATAAACTGCTGGGAGAGGAGCCTGGAAGCCACTCGTAACAACAGAACTCCATCCAAAGGGTGTCCATTCTACTTGGTGGATGATTGCCATTGGCCTCAGTGTAACCCGACCTGCCCCACTTTGGTAAACCAGGCAACCCAGCAGGAGCTTACTTTGCCCCAGGTGCTAGTAGCCATGGGATTTGACCTTCGGAAGCTAGGCTCGAATCCCAAAAAAGATACAGATTTTCGTCCAAGCATTGGGTAG
- the coq7 gene encoding NADPH-dependent 3-demethoxyubiquinone 3-hydroxylase, mitochondrial — translation MQRTAYTVLHHWKNRAVLCIARRSSKGRVLLLSSRDYSMVPPPRDSAEKEMLDRILRVDHAGEYGANRIYAGQMAVLGRTSTGPLIQEMWDQEKKHLAKFNEILAESRVRPTALLPLWNIAGFLLGASTAMLGKEAAMACTVAVEESISEHYNSQIRALMEKDPERYTKLLQVIKEFRDDEMEHHDIGLENDAESVPGYWLLKNTIQLGCKAAIYASERV, via the exons ATGCAAAGAACTGCATACACCGTCTTACACCACTGGAAAAACCGGGCCGTGTTATGCATTGCACGGCGAAGCTCAAAAGGCAGAG TGTTGCTATTGAGCTCGCGTGATTACAGTATGGTTCCGCCCCCACGTGACAGCGCAGAGAAAGAGATGCTTGACCGTATTCTGCGTGTGGACCACGCGGGTGAATATGGTGCCAATCGTATCTACGCCGGCCAGATGGCAGTGCTGGGGAGAACGAGTACTGGACCTCTAATCCAG GAAATGTgggatcaagaaaaaaaacatctcgcAAAATTTAATGAAATACTTGCTGAAAGCAGAGTCCGGCCTACGGCACTGCTGCCACTTTGGAACATTGCTGGCTTTTTACTTG GGGCATCGACTGCAATGTTAGGCAAAGAGGCAGCCATGGCCTGCACTGTGGCAGTGGAGGAGAGCATCTCTGAACATTACAACAGCCAAATACGGGCTCTGATGGAGAAAGATCCAGAGAGATATACCAAACTATTACAA GTTATAAAAGAGTTCCGAGATGACGAGATGGAGCATCATgacattggattggaaaatgatGCTGAATCA GTACCCGGATACTGGCTACTTAAAAATACCATCCAGCTTGGGTGCAAAGCTGCAATTTATGCTTCTGAACGTGTGTAA